A DNA window from Patagioenas fasciata isolate bPatFas1 chromosome 1, bPatFas1.hap1, whole genome shotgun sequence contains the following coding sequences:
- the CBLL1 gene encoding E3 ubiquitin-protein ligase Hakai isoform X3, whose translation MDHNDNDLQGTNSSGSLGGLDVRRRIPIKLISKQTNKAKPAPRTPRNMNRIPSKTQAGDEEFDYNEEERYECKGGEMFGNQRRFPGPIFWDYKINLLGEKDDTPVHFCDKCGLPIKMYGRMIPCKHVFCYDCAILHEKKGDKMCPGCNEPVQRIEQCVRGSLFMCSIVQGCKRTYLSQRDLQAHINHRHMRAGKPVTRPPIEPVHPPIAPPPAEIPERFIMPPEKHHMTHIPPKQHIMMPPPPLQHVPHEHYNQPHEDIRAPPAEMAMAPPPPRPVSQDTFRISTRKHSNLITVPIQDDSNSGAREPPPPAPAPAHHHPEYQGQPVVSHPHHIMPPQQHYAPPPPPPPPISHPLQHPPQAAGTPHMVYSQAPPPPMTSAPPPITPPPGHIIAQMPPYMNHPPPGPPPPQHGGPPVNVSAPPPHHYNPNSLPQFSEDQGTLSPPFTQPGGMSPGIWPAPRGPPPPPRMQGPPAQAPLPGPHHPDQARYRPYYQ comes from the exons acAATGATTTGCAAGGAACAAATAGTTCAGGATCATTGGGTGGTCTTGATGTTCGTAGAAGAATCCCTATAAAGCTTATCTCAAAACAGACGAATAAAGCCAAACCGGCACCTCGAACTCCAAGAAATATGAACAGGATACCTTCAAAGACACAAGCTGGTGATGAAG aatTTGATTATAATGAAGAGGAGCGATATGAATGTAAAGGAGGTGAAATGTTTGGCAATCAAAGGAGGTTTCCTGGACCCATCTTTTGGGACTATAAG ATAAACTTGCTGGGGGAAAAGGATGATACACCAGTCCATTTCTGTGATAAGTGTGGATTACCCATCAAAATGTATGGACGCATG ATACCTTGCAAGCATGTTTTCTGCTATGACTGTGCTATACTACATGAGAAAAAGGGAGACAAGATGTGTCCAGG CTGTAATGAACCTGTGCAGCGAATTGAGCAGTGTGTCCGAGGGTCTCTCTTCATGTGTAGCATTGTTCAAGGGTGCAAGAGAACTTACTTGTCACAGAGGGACCTACAAGCTCACATCAACCACCGTCATATGAGAGCTGGAAAGCCTGTTACTCGTCCTCCAATTGAACCTGTGCATCCTCCCATTGCCCCACCGCCTGCCGAAATTCCTGAGCGCTTCATAATGCCACCTGAGAAACATCATATGACCCACATTCCGCCAAAGCAGCACATCATGATGCCACCGCCTCCTTTACAGCATGTGCCACATGAGCATTATAACCAGCCACATGAAGACATTCGTGCTCCTCCTGCAGAGATGGCAATGGCTCCCCCGCCTCCTCGCCCCGTCAGTCAGGACACCTTCCGCATTTCAACGAGAAAACACAGCAACTTAATAACTGTCCCCATTCAGGATGACTCGAATTCGGGTGCTCGAGAACCACCTCCACCAGCCCCTGCACCTGCTCATCATCATCCTGAGTACCAGGGTCAACCGGTGGTATCACACCCTCACCATATAATGCCTCCACAGCAACATTATGCACCGCCCCCCCCACCACCTCCACCGATAAGCCATCCGCTGCAGCACCCTCCCCAGGCAGCAGGTACTCCTCACATGGTGTACAGCCAAGCTCCTCCGCCACCAATGACCTCTGCTCCTCCTCCAATAACCCCACCACCTGGACATATCATTGCCCAGATGCCACCATATATGAATCATCCTCCTCCAGGACCTCCCCCTCCTCAGCACGGAGGCCCCCCAGTAAATGTCAGTGCGCCCCCTCCCCACCACTATAATCCTAACTCTTTGCCACAGTTCAGTGAAGATCAAGGAACTCTTAGTCCCCCATTCACACAGCCCGGGGGGATGAGCCCAGGGATCTGGCCGGCTCCAAGGGGGCCACCTCCACCCCCACGAATGCAGGGGCCTCCTGCCCAGGCCCCGCTTCCCGGACCGCACCACCCTGACCAAGCCAGATACAGACCCTATTACCAGTGA
- the CBLL1 gene encoding E3 ubiquitin-protein ligase Hakai isoform X4, producing MNRIPSKTQAGDEEEFDYNEEERYECKGGEMFGNQRRFPGPIFWDYKINLLGEKDDTPVHFCDKCGLPIKMYGRMIPCKHVFCYDCAILHEKKGDKMCPGCNEPVQRIEQCVRGSLFMCSIVQGCKRTYLSQRDLQAHINHRHMRAGKPVTRPPIEPVHPPIAPPPAEIPERFIMPPEKHHMTHIPPKQHIMMPPPPLQHVPHEHYNQPHEDIRAPPAEMAMAPPPPRPVSQDTFRISTRKHSNLITVPIQDDSNSGAREPPPPAPAPAHHHPEYQGQPVVSHPHHIMPPQQHYAPPPPPPPPISHPLQHPPQAAGTPHMVYSQAPPPPMTSAPPPITPPPGHIIAQMPPYMNHPPPGPPPPQHGGPPVNVSAPPPHHYNPNSLPQFSEDQGTLSPPFTQPGGMSPGIWPAPRGPPPPPRMQGPPAQAPLPGPHHPDQARYRPYYQ from the exons ATGAACAGGATACCTTCAAAGACACAAGCTGGTGATGAAG aagaatTTGATTATAATGAAGAGGAGCGATATGAATGTAAAGGAGGTGAAATGTTTGGCAATCAAAGGAGGTTTCCTGGACCCATCTTTTGGGACTATAAG ATAAACTTGCTGGGGGAAAAGGATGATACACCAGTCCATTTCTGTGATAAGTGTGGATTACCCATCAAAATGTATGGACGCATG ATACCTTGCAAGCATGTTTTCTGCTATGACTGTGCTATACTACATGAGAAAAAGGGAGACAAGATGTGTCCAGG CTGTAATGAACCTGTGCAGCGAATTGAGCAGTGTGTCCGAGGGTCTCTCTTCATGTGTAGCATTGTTCAAGGGTGCAAGAGAACTTACTTGTCACAGAGGGACCTACAAGCTCACATCAACCACCGTCATATGAGAGCTGGAAAGCCTGTTACTCGTCCTCCAATTGAACCTGTGCATCCTCCCATTGCCCCACCGCCTGCCGAAATTCCTGAGCGCTTCATAATGCCACCTGAGAAACATCATATGACCCACATTCCGCCAAAGCAGCACATCATGATGCCACCGCCTCCTTTACAGCATGTGCCACATGAGCATTATAACCAGCCACATGAAGACATTCGTGCTCCTCCTGCAGAGATGGCAATGGCTCCCCCGCCTCCTCGCCCCGTCAGTCAGGACACCTTCCGCATTTCAACGAGAAAACACAGCAACTTAATAACTGTCCCCATTCAGGATGACTCGAATTCGGGTGCTCGAGAACCACCTCCACCAGCCCCTGCACCTGCTCATCATCATCCTGAGTACCAGGGTCAACCGGTGGTATCACACCCTCACCATATAATGCCTCCACAGCAACATTATGCACCGCCCCCCCCACCACCTCCACCGATAAGCCATCCGCTGCAGCACCCTCCCCAGGCAGCAGGTACTCCTCACATGGTGTACAGCCAAGCTCCTCCGCCACCAATGACCTCTGCTCCTCCTCCAATAACCCCACCACCTGGACATATCATTGCCCAGATGCCACCATATATGAATCATCCTCCTCCAGGACCTCCCCCTCCTCAGCACGGAGGCCCCCCAGTAAATGTCAGTGCGCCCCCTCCCCACCACTATAATCCTAACTCTTTGCCACAGTTCAGTGAAGATCAAGGAACTCTTAGTCCCCCATTCACACAGCCCGGGGGGATGAGCCCAGGGATCTGGCCGGCTCCAAGGGGGCCACCTCCACCCCCACGAATGCAGGGGCCTCCTGCCCAGGCCCCGCTTCCCGGACCGCACCACCCTGACCAAGCCAGATACAGACCCTATTACCAGTGA
- the CBLL1 gene encoding E3 ubiquitin-protein ligase Hakai isoform X2: MSGYNDLQGTNSSGSLGGLDVRRRIPIKLISKQTNKAKPAPRTPRNMNRIPSKTQAGDEEEFDYNEEERYECKGGEMFGNQRRFPGPIFWDYKINLLGEKDDTPVHFCDKCGLPIKMYGRMIPCKHVFCYDCAILHEKKGDKMCPGCNEPVQRIEQCVRGSLFMCSIVQGCKRTYLSQRDLQAHINHRHMRAGKPVTRPPIEPVHPPIAPPPAEIPERFIMPPEKHHMTHIPPKQHIMMPPPPLQHVPHEHYNQPHEDIRAPPAEMAMAPPPPRPVSQDTFRISTRKHSNLITVPIQDDSNSGAREPPPPAPAPAHHHPEYQGQPVVSHPHHIMPPQQHYAPPPPPPPPISHPLQHPPQAAGTPHMVYSQAPPPPMTSAPPPITPPPGHIIAQMPPYMNHPPPGPPPPQHGGPPVNVSAPPPHHYNPNSLPQFSEDQGTLSPPFTQPGGMSPGIWPAPRGPPPPPRMQGPPAQAPLPGPHHPDQARYRPYYQ; this comes from the exons acAATGATTTGCAAGGAACAAATAGTTCAGGATCATTGGGTGGTCTTGATGTTCGTAGAAGAATCCCTATAAAGCTTATCTCAAAACAGACGAATAAAGCCAAACCGGCACCTCGAACTCCAAGAAATATGAACAGGATACCTTCAAAGACACAAGCTGGTGATGAAG aagaatTTGATTATAATGAAGAGGAGCGATATGAATGTAAAGGAGGTGAAATGTTTGGCAATCAAAGGAGGTTTCCTGGACCCATCTTTTGGGACTATAAG ATAAACTTGCTGGGGGAAAAGGATGATACACCAGTCCATTTCTGTGATAAGTGTGGATTACCCATCAAAATGTATGGACGCATG ATACCTTGCAAGCATGTTTTCTGCTATGACTGTGCTATACTACATGAGAAAAAGGGAGACAAGATGTGTCCAGG CTGTAATGAACCTGTGCAGCGAATTGAGCAGTGTGTCCGAGGGTCTCTCTTCATGTGTAGCATTGTTCAAGGGTGCAAGAGAACTTACTTGTCACAGAGGGACCTACAAGCTCACATCAACCACCGTCATATGAGAGCTGGAAAGCCTGTTACTCGTCCTCCAATTGAACCTGTGCATCCTCCCATTGCCCCACCGCCTGCCGAAATTCCTGAGCGCTTCATAATGCCACCTGAGAAACATCATATGACCCACATTCCGCCAAAGCAGCACATCATGATGCCACCGCCTCCTTTACAGCATGTGCCACATGAGCATTATAACCAGCCACATGAAGACATTCGTGCTCCTCCTGCAGAGATGGCAATGGCTCCCCCGCCTCCTCGCCCCGTCAGTCAGGACACCTTCCGCATTTCAACGAGAAAACACAGCAACTTAATAACTGTCCCCATTCAGGATGACTCGAATTCGGGTGCTCGAGAACCACCTCCACCAGCCCCTGCACCTGCTCATCATCATCCTGAGTACCAGGGTCAACCGGTGGTATCACACCCTCACCATATAATGCCTCCACAGCAACATTATGCACCGCCCCCCCCACCACCTCCACCGATAAGCCATCCGCTGCAGCACCCTCCCCAGGCAGCAGGTACTCCTCACATGGTGTACAGCCAAGCTCCTCCGCCACCAATGACCTCTGCTCCTCCTCCAATAACCCCACCACCTGGACATATCATTGCCCAGATGCCACCATATATGAATCATCCTCCTCCAGGACCTCCCCCTCCTCAGCACGGAGGCCCCCCAGTAAATGTCAGTGCGCCCCCTCCCCACCACTATAATCCTAACTCTTTGCCACAGTTCAGTGAAGATCAAGGAACTCTTAGTCCCCCATTCACACAGCCCGGGGGGATGAGCCCAGGGATCTGGCCGGCTCCAAGGGGGCCACCTCCACCCCCACGAATGCAGGGGCCTCCTGCCCAGGCCCCGCTTCCCGGACCGCACCACCCTGACCAAGCCAGATACAGACCCTATTACCAGTGA
- the CBLL1 gene encoding E3 ubiquitin-protein ligase Hakai isoform X1 gives MDHNDNDLQGTNSSGSLGGLDVRRRIPIKLISKQTNKAKPAPRTPRNMNRIPSKTQAGDEEEFDYNEEERYECKGGEMFGNQRRFPGPIFWDYKINLLGEKDDTPVHFCDKCGLPIKMYGRMIPCKHVFCYDCAILHEKKGDKMCPGCNEPVQRIEQCVRGSLFMCSIVQGCKRTYLSQRDLQAHINHRHMRAGKPVTRPPIEPVHPPIAPPPAEIPERFIMPPEKHHMTHIPPKQHIMMPPPPLQHVPHEHYNQPHEDIRAPPAEMAMAPPPPRPVSQDTFRISTRKHSNLITVPIQDDSNSGAREPPPPAPAPAHHHPEYQGQPVVSHPHHIMPPQQHYAPPPPPPPPISHPLQHPPQAAGTPHMVYSQAPPPPMTSAPPPITPPPGHIIAQMPPYMNHPPPGPPPPQHGGPPVNVSAPPPHHYNPNSLPQFSEDQGTLSPPFTQPGGMSPGIWPAPRGPPPPPRMQGPPAQAPLPGPHHPDQARYRPYYQ, from the exons acAATGATTTGCAAGGAACAAATAGTTCAGGATCATTGGGTGGTCTTGATGTTCGTAGAAGAATCCCTATAAAGCTTATCTCAAAACAGACGAATAAAGCCAAACCGGCACCTCGAACTCCAAGAAATATGAACAGGATACCTTCAAAGACACAAGCTGGTGATGAAG aagaatTTGATTATAATGAAGAGGAGCGATATGAATGTAAAGGAGGTGAAATGTTTGGCAATCAAAGGAGGTTTCCTGGACCCATCTTTTGGGACTATAAG ATAAACTTGCTGGGGGAAAAGGATGATACACCAGTCCATTTCTGTGATAAGTGTGGATTACCCATCAAAATGTATGGACGCATG ATACCTTGCAAGCATGTTTTCTGCTATGACTGTGCTATACTACATGAGAAAAAGGGAGACAAGATGTGTCCAGG CTGTAATGAACCTGTGCAGCGAATTGAGCAGTGTGTCCGAGGGTCTCTCTTCATGTGTAGCATTGTTCAAGGGTGCAAGAGAACTTACTTGTCACAGAGGGACCTACAAGCTCACATCAACCACCGTCATATGAGAGCTGGAAAGCCTGTTACTCGTCCTCCAATTGAACCTGTGCATCCTCCCATTGCCCCACCGCCTGCCGAAATTCCTGAGCGCTTCATAATGCCACCTGAGAAACATCATATGACCCACATTCCGCCAAAGCAGCACATCATGATGCCACCGCCTCCTTTACAGCATGTGCCACATGAGCATTATAACCAGCCACATGAAGACATTCGTGCTCCTCCTGCAGAGATGGCAATGGCTCCCCCGCCTCCTCGCCCCGTCAGTCAGGACACCTTCCGCATTTCAACGAGAAAACACAGCAACTTAATAACTGTCCCCATTCAGGATGACTCGAATTCGGGTGCTCGAGAACCACCTCCACCAGCCCCTGCACCTGCTCATCATCATCCTGAGTACCAGGGTCAACCGGTGGTATCACACCCTCACCATATAATGCCTCCACAGCAACATTATGCACCGCCCCCCCCACCACCTCCACCGATAAGCCATCCGCTGCAGCACCCTCCCCAGGCAGCAGGTACTCCTCACATGGTGTACAGCCAAGCTCCTCCGCCACCAATGACCTCTGCTCCTCCTCCAATAACCCCACCACCTGGACATATCATTGCCCAGATGCCACCATATATGAATCATCCTCCTCCAGGACCTCCCCCTCCTCAGCACGGAGGCCCCCCAGTAAATGTCAGTGCGCCCCCTCCCCACCACTATAATCCTAACTCTTTGCCACAGTTCAGTGAAGATCAAGGAACTCTTAGTCCCCCATTCACACAGCCCGGGGGGATGAGCCCAGGGATCTGGCCGGCTCCAAGGGGGCCACCTCCACCCCCACGAATGCAGGGGCCTCCTGCCCAGGCCCCGCTTCCCGGACCGCACCACCCTGACCAAGCCAGATACAGACCCTATTACCAGTGA